From one Candidatus Poribacteria bacterium genomic stretch:
- a CDS encoding undecaprenyl-diphosphate phosphatase: MTILEAIVLGILQGITEFLPVSSSGHLVLMQHFLGIEESQIFFDVMVHFGTLGAVIIVYYQLIGSLVQTGFSTLFQADFYRHPRLTISNTPDLRLIWFLLIGSIPTGLIALLFKESLESIFGKPMVVAVMLIITGLILQLSRLGQGQRQTETPLRAWHTPLVGIVQGLAIIPGISRSGSTISISLLLGLSPQVAAQYSFLLSIPAILGAVILKFKDVGEITIAPAVIVAGTLTSFIVGYIALRFLLAMLNRGKFSIFSYYCFAVGIVAAMSIWQGT; encoded by the coding sequence ATGACCATTCTTGAAGCGATTGTGCTTGGGATTTTACAAGGCATAACAGAGTTCTTACCAGTGAGTAGTTCAGGGCATTTAGTTCTGATGCAGCATTTCTTGGGGATAGAAGAATCGCAGATCTTTTTCGATGTTATGGTCCATTTTGGGACCTTGGGCGCGGTTATTATTGTTTATTATCAGTTAATCGGATCTTTGGTACAGACCGGTTTTTCCACGCTCTTTCAGGCGGATTTCTACCGACACCCTCGACTTACAATCAGCAACACTCCTGATCTCAGGCTAATCTGGTTTCTTCTGATTGGCTCAATTCCTACCGGGCTAATCGCGCTGTTGTTCAAAGAGTCACTTGAATCGATCTTTGGCAAACCGATGGTGGTTGCCGTCATGTTAATTATCACGGGGCTAATCCTGCAACTGTCACGTCTTGGACAAGGACAGCGACAAACAGAGACACCTCTACGAGCGTGGCATACACCACTCGTCGGAATTGTTCAAGGGCTTGCCATCATCCCCGGAATTTCCAGATCTGGGTCAACAATCTCTATTTCACTGCTATTAGGGTTGTCTCCGCAGGTTGCAGCGCAATACTCTTTTCTACTTTCTATTCCTGCAATCTTGGGTGCTGTTATCCTCAAGTTCAAAGATGTCGGGGAGATTACAATTGCCCCAGCCGTTATCGTCGCTGGAACATTGACTTCATTCATTGTAGGTTACATTGCATTACGCTTTCTGCTCGCGATGCTCAATCGCGGAAAATTTTCTATCTTCTCTTACTATTGCTTCGCTGTGGGGATAGTTGCAGCGATGTCAATTTGGCAGGGGACGTAA